The following coding sequences lie in one Euhalothece natronophila Z-M001 genomic window:
- the cmoB gene encoding tRNA 5-methoxyuridine(34)/uridine 5-oxyacetic acid(34) synthase CmoB, which yields MYESLYQQLEHSAAAKWLETLPQEIEKAFNQPHGDFPKWKQAIENLPRLTPSVIDLQEQVKIGCREDAEETTRKQLETELKQLHPWRKGPIELFGVYIDTEWRSDWKWERLQDHITPLDGRMVLDVGCGNGYYGLRMLGKGAKLVVGIDPSLLYVMQYEALRRYFPTTQAYVLPLGVQHLPEKLQGFDTVFSMGILYHQRSPLHHLQTLRDTLIPGGELVLETLVIPENYRETLIPEKRYAKMRNVWSIPSCSTLESWLTECGFQEVRTINVTKTTIQEQRRTPWMTFHSLENFLNPEDHSQTIEGYPAPQRGIVIAKAPT from the coding sequence ATGTATGAATCTTTATATCAACAATTAGAACACTCGGCGGCGGCGAAATGGTTAGAGACGCTTCCTCAAGAGATAGAAAAAGCATTTAATCAACCCCATGGCGACTTTCCGAAGTGGAAACAAGCAATAGAAAATTTACCCCGATTAACCCCTAGTGTCATTGATCTTCAAGAACAAGTCAAAATTGGTTGTCGAGAAGATGCTGAAGAAACAACTCGCAAGCAGTTAGAAACTGAATTAAAACAGCTTCATCCTTGGCGTAAGGGCCCAATTGAACTGTTTGGCGTGTATATTGATACGGAGTGGCGTTCGGATTGGAAATGGGAACGCTTACAAGATCATATTACCCCCCTAGACGGGCGAATGGTTTTAGATGTGGGCTGTGGGAATGGCTATTACGGCTTACGAATGCTAGGAAAGGGCGCAAAGTTAGTGGTAGGAATCGATCCCTCTTTGCTTTATGTGATGCAGTATGAAGCCCTTCGCCGTTATTTTCCCACTACACAAGCCTATGTCTTACCTTTAGGGGTGCAACATCTTCCTGAGAAATTACAGGGGTTTGATACTGTCTTCTCTATGGGAATACTTTATCATCAGCGATCGCCGCTTCACCATCTCCAAACCCTAAGGGATACTCTCATTCCAGGAGGAGAATTAGTTTTAGAAACCCTTGTGATTCCAGAAAATTATAGAGAGACTCTCATTCCAGAAAAACGCTATGCCAAAATGCGAAATGTTTGGTCAATTCCCAGTTGTTCCACTTTAGAATCTTGGTTAACTGAGTGTGGCTTTCAGGAAGTGAGAACAATTAATGTCACAAAAACCACAATTCAAGAACAACGTCGCACCCCATGGATGACATTTCATTCTCTAGAGAATTTTCTCAATCCCGAAGATCACAGTCAAACCATTGAAGGATATCCAGCACCTCAACGAGGAATTGTGATTGCAAAAGCCCCAACCTGA
- a CDS encoding D-alanine--D-alanine ligase family protein yields the protein MTKIQVGLLFGGRSGEHEVSIRSAAAIAQALKTEDNAQKYDLTPVYIHKNGIWEGGETAKSVLQQQTPPHSEGSGNLWDFPPEATQIDVWFPILHGPNGEDGTVQGLLTLMQVPFVGSGVLGSAMGMDKLAMKTAFAQAGLPQVTYKGVNRDKIWSSPCVFPKLCDEIEEEIGYPCFVKPANLGSSVGISKAKARSELETALDEAASYDRRIIIEKGITAREVECAVLGNDDPQASVVGEISYNTDFYDYETKYTEGKAELYIPSPLPDKIFKQVQEIAKQAFIAVDAAGLSRVDIFYEEATGEVYLNEINTLPGFTMTSMYPRLWEATGISFPELVDRLIQLGIQRHQ from the coding sequence ATGACAAAAATACAGGTAGGATTATTATTTGGTGGGCGTTCTGGGGAACATGAAGTGTCGATTCGTTCAGCAGCCGCGATCGCGCAGGCTTTAAAAACTGAAGATAATGCCCAAAAATATGATCTCACCCCTGTTTATATTCATAAAAATGGCATTTGGGAAGGGGGAGAAACTGCAAAAAGTGTTTTACAACAACAAACTCCTCCTCATTCGGAAGGTTCAGGCAATTTATGGGATTTTCCGCCAGAAGCTACCCAGATTGATGTTTGGTTCCCCATTTTACATGGGCCCAATGGGGAAGATGGAACAGTTCAAGGATTATTAACCTTAATGCAAGTTCCCTTTGTCGGCAGTGGTGTGTTAGGGTCAGCAATGGGAATGGATAAATTAGCCATGAAAACGGCTTTTGCCCAAGCTGGACTCCCACAAGTGACGTATAAAGGAGTCAATCGGGATAAAATTTGGTCAAGTCCTTGTGTATTTCCCAAACTCTGTGATGAGATAGAAGAGGAAATTGGTTATCCTTGTTTTGTGAAACCAGCTAATTTAGGGTCATCGGTAGGGATTTCTAAAGCCAAAGCGCGATCGGAGTTAGAAACGGCGTTAGATGAAGCAGCAAGCTATGATCGGCGGATTATTATTGAAAAAGGGATTACCGCAAGAGAGGTAGAATGTGCCGTATTAGGAAATGATGATCCTCAAGCCTCAGTAGTCGGAGAAATTAGCTACAATACAGACTTTTACGATTACGAAACGAAATACACCGAAGGAAAAGCAGAACTTTATATTCCTTCTCCACTTCCCGATAAAATCTTCAAACAAGTGCAAGAAATAGCGAAACAAGCCTTTATCGCTGTCGATGCCGCTGGTTTATCTCGGGTAGATATTTTCTATGAAGAAGCGACAGGAGAGGTTTATCTTAACGAAATTAATACTCTCCCAGGGTTTACAATGACCAGTATGTATCCGCGTTTGTGGGAAGCCACTGGCATTTCTTTTCCCGAATTAGTGGATCGATTAATTCAGTTAGGGATACAACGACATCAATAA
- a CDS encoding helix-turn-helix domain-containing protein — protein MAGVIKIEIAESAQELKKQLNFSQNSEVKERIQVLYWLKTNQVRSTGALASLIGKHRTTVSRWLSKYRKGGLKGLLEVKKSPGRVPKITPSVEKKLIQELEDPEGFSSYKEIQTWLQLIQDIDISYSAVHKRVRYGLEGKLKVPRPVHSKQELGAPEAFKKN, from the coding sequence ATGGCAGGTGTCATTAAAATTGAGATTGCCGAGTCAGCTCAAGAGCTTAAAAAACAGCTCAACTTCTCCCAAAACAGTGAAGTCAAAGAACGAATCCAAGTCTTGTATTGGCTGAAAACGAACCAAGTCAGAAGTACCGGCGCGCTCGCCTCCCTAATCGGAAAACACCGAACGACAGTATCAAGATGGCTCAGTAAATATCGCAAAGGAGGTCTCAAAGGTCTTTTAGAAGTTAAGAAAAGTCCTGGGCGAGTCCCTAAAATCACGCCATCAGTAGAAAAAAAATTAATCCAAGAACTAGAAGATCCAGAAGGATTTTCTAGTTATAAGGAAATTCAAACATGGCTTCAGTTAATTCAAGATATTGATATTAGTTATAGTGCTGTTCATAAACGAGTCCGCTATGGTTTAGAAGGAAAACTGAAAGTGCCACGTCCAGTTCATAGCAAACAGGAATTGGGAGCACCGGAAGCTTTTAAAAAAAACTAA
- a CDS encoding transposase: MGLITLHDTKITGKGIQPTGKKQWKFDYLWLYGLVEPRTGENFFREFSHLDGLCFEQYLSWFAQEYPDDLHLIQVDNSRCHTWLELQLPDNVILIFQPPYSPEVNPIERLWQEIKKPLKWEFFPDLDDLRKRLSKILSKLSSQVITQITGWDFILNALSVANI, translated from the coding sequence ATCGGGTTAATCACACTTCACGATACAAAAATTACAGGTAAAGGAATTCAACCGACAGGAAAAAAACAGTGGAAGTTTGATTATTTATGGTTGTACGGTTTAGTGGAACCGAGAACGGGAGAGAATTTTTTCAGAGAATTTTCTCATCTTGATGGTCTTTGCTTTGAGCAGTATTTAAGCTGGTTTGCTCAAGAATATCCTGACGATTTACACTTAATACAAGTTGATAACAGTCGTTGCCATACTTGGTTAGAGTTACAACTTCCTGATAATGTCATTTTAATTTTCCAACCACCTTATTCCCCAGAAGTTAATCCCATTGAACGATTATGGCAAGAAATTAAGAAACCTTTGAAATGGGAATTCTTTCCCGATTTAGATGATTTAAGAAAGCGACTTTCCAAAATCTTATCAAAATTAAGTTCTCAAGTGATTACTCAGATCACTGGATGGGACTTTATTCTC